In Arthrobacter sp. UKPF54-2, the following are encoded in one genomic region:
- a CDS encoding MFS transporter: MSKTTRSADGTRRPAGLRQPRGPRLPRDIKVMLVAAFLIALGFGLVAPVLPQFATTFDVGATAAAVIVSIFAFMRLVFAPAGGALIVRLGERPVYVAGLLIVAASTAACAFAQDYWQLLVFRGLGGAGSVMFTVASMALVVRLAPPESRGRVSGAYASAFLIGNVCGPIVGGLLAGFGLRVPFLAYAAALVLAAAVVQTQLSHVPAGSREAGASAPAMLLREALRDSAYRAGLVSSFANGWATFGVRMATVPLFAVAALGAGPESAGWALAVFAAGNAAALTFSGRLADNLGRKPMMLAGLVVTGLATAAIGFTHELPWFLLASTVAGIGSGLLGPAQQAAVADVVGNERSGGRVLAVFQMTADSGAIVGPVIAGLLADRLGYGWAFGVTGGVLLVAAAGWVMARETFQRTPAQG, from the coding sequence ATGAGCAAAACAACCCGTTCAGCCGACGGAACCCGGCGCCCGGCCGGCCTTCGGCAGCCCCGCGGCCCCCGCCTGCCCCGGGACATCAAGGTGATGTTGGTCGCGGCCTTCCTGATCGCGCTGGGGTTCGGCCTCGTGGCGCCGGTGCTCCCCCAGTTCGCCACCACGTTCGACGTCGGCGCGACGGCGGCCGCGGTAATTGTCAGCATCTTCGCGTTTATGCGGCTGGTGTTCGCTCCGGCCGGCGGCGCGCTGATCGTGCGGCTGGGCGAACGCCCGGTCTACGTCGCCGGGCTGCTGATCGTGGCCGCGTCCACCGCAGCCTGCGCTTTCGCCCAGGACTACTGGCAGCTGCTGGTGTTCCGTGGACTGGGCGGGGCCGGATCGGTGATGTTCACGGTCGCGTCGATGGCCCTCGTAGTTCGTTTGGCGCCGCCGGAGAGCCGCGGCCGGGTCTCCGGCGCGTACGCCTCGGCCTTCCTGATCGGCAATGTGTGCGGACCGATCGTGGGCGGGCTGCTGGCCGGCTTCGGGCTGCGGGTGCCGTTCCTTGCCTACGCGGCCGCGCTGGTCCTGGCCGCCGCCGTCGTGCAGACCCAGCTCAGCCACGTCCCCGCGGGGTCGCGTGAGGCCGGGGCGTCCGCCCCGGCGATGCTGCTGCGGGAGGCCCTGCGGGACAGCGCCTACCGGGCCGGGCTCGTCTCCAGCTTCGCCAACGGCTGGGCCACCTTCGGCGTCCGGATGGCTACCGTGCCGCTGTTCGCCGTCGCGGCGCTCGGTGCAGGTCCGGAGTCCGCGGGCTGGGCGCTGGCCGTGTTCGCGGCGGGCAACGCCGCGGCCCTGACCTTCTCCGGACGGCTCGCGGACAACCTGGGCCGGAAGCCGATGATGCTCGCCGGACTGGTCGTCACCGGCCTCGCCACGGCAGCGATCGGCTTCACCCACGAACTTCCCTGGTTCCTGCTGGCCTCGACCGTCGCCGGCATCGGCTCCGGGCTGCTCGGGCCGGCGCAGCAGGCGGCGGTCGCCGACGTCGTGGGCAATGAGCGTTCCGGCGGCCGGGTGCTCGCGGTGTTCCAGATGACCGCCGACAGCGGCGCGATCGTGGGCCCGGTCATCGCCGGTCTGCTGGCCGACCGGCTGGGCTACGGCTGGGCCTTCGGCGTGACCGGCGGGGTGCTGCTCGTCGCGGCCGCTGGCTGGGTGATGGCCCGGGAAACATTCCAGCGGACCCCGGCGCAGGGCTAG
- a CDS encoding SDR family NAD(P)-dependent oxidoreductase — translation MSASKSSSAEPVRAPFTVAGGVVLVTGAAMGMGRLYALRVAREGAAVVILWDIDADGLAQTAGEVTALGARAVVRRVDLSSREAIAEAAAEAQSEGPLTLLVNNAGIVRGALFWDHDPARDIALTMDINALAPMYVAHAFLPAMMADGGRPRRILNIASAAGTVSNPRMSVYAASKWAVIGWSDSLRLELEQQGHDHLKVTTFCPSYISTGMFAGARGPLFTPLMTPDDAVNRAWRATVAGQPQLIAPATAQLGKVLRGLLPVRAWDFVGGRVFGIYTTMDKFTGRTDKAGTP, via the coding sequence ATGTCAGCATCTAAGAGTTCTTCTGCCGAGCCCGTGCGCGCACCGTTCACCGTCGCCGGCGGCGTCGTCCTTGTGACAGGGGCCGCGATGGGCATGGGGCGCCTCTATGCCCTGCGCGTTGCCAGGGAGGGTGCCGCCGTCGTCATCCTCTGGGACATCGACGCGGACGGCCTGGCCCAGACGGCCGGCGAGGTCACGGCGCTGGGAGCACGCGCCGTCGTCCGCCGGGTGGACCTGTCCAGCCGGGAGGCCATCGCCGAAGCAGCCGCGGAAGCCCAGTCCGAGGGCCCGCTGACCCTGCTCGTCAACAATGCGGGCATCGTGCGCGGCGCCCTGTTCTGGGACCACGACCCGGCCCGGGACATCGCCCTGACCATGGACATCAACGCCCTGGCGCCGATGTACGTCGCCCATGCGTTCCTGCCGGCCATGATGGCCGACGGCGGCCGTCCGCGCCGGATCCTGAACATCGCCTCCGCCGCCGGGACCGTATCCAACCCCCGGATGAGTGTGTACGCCGCTTCCAAGTGGGCGGTGATCGGCTGGAGCGACTCGCTGCGGCTGGAACTCGAGCAGCAGGGCCACGACCACCTCAAGGTGACCACCTTCTGCCCCAGCTACATTTCCACCGGCATGTTCGCCGGCGCCCGCGGCCCGCTGTTCACCCCGCTGATGACCCCGGACGACGCCGTCAATCGCGCCTGGCGTGCCACCGTGGCCGGCCAGCCGCAGCTGATCGCCCCGGCAACGGCGCAGCTGGGCAAAGTGCTGCGCGGCCTGCTGCCGGTCCGGGCCTGGGACTTCGTTGGCGGGAGAGTCTTCGGCATCTACACCACGATGGACAAGTTCACCGGGCGGACCGACAAGGCGGGGACCCCGTGA
- the coaD gene encoding pantetheine-phosphate adenylyltransferase: MRRAVCPGSFDPIHNGHLEVIARAASLFDEVIVAVSTNYAKKYRFGLEERLDMARETLASLRGIVVEPVGQGLLADYCRQRGASAIVKGLRSSSDFDYELPMATMNRQLTGVETVFIPAEGHYLHLSSTLIKEVFTLGGDVSEFVPKSVLKRLRSGEPGPGHPA, translated from the coding sequence ATGAGACGCGCCGTATGCCCTGGCTCCTTTGACCCCATCCACAACGGCCACCTGGAAGTCATCGCCCGGGCGGCCAGCCTCTTCGACGAGGTCATTGTGGCGGTGTCCACCAACTACGCCAAGAAGTACCGCTTCGGGCTCGAGGAGCGGCTCGACATGGCGCGGGAAACCCTGGCCTCGCTGCGGGGAATTGTGGTGGAACCTGTGGGGCAGGGGCTGCTGGCCGACTACTGCCGGCAGCGTGGAGCCTCCGCGATTGTCAAGGGACTGCGTTCCTCCTCGGATTTCGACTACGAACTGCCGATGGCCACCATGAACCGGCAGCTCACCGGGGTGGAGACCGTGTTCATTCCGGCTGAGGGCCACTACCTGCACCTGTCCTCCACGCTGATCAAGGAAGTCTTCACCCTCGGCGGGGACGTCTCCGAGTTTGTGCCGAAGTCCGTGCTGAAGCGGCTGAGGTCCGGCGAGCCGGGTCCGGGGCACCCCGCGTAG
- the rnc gene encoding ribonuclease III, with product MSSTEELLKRLGVSIDAGTLRLALTHRSYAYENGGIPTNERLEFLGDSILGFSVTDALYRDNPDLPEGDLAKRRSAVVSTRALAGIGRSIGLGEYIYLGQGEKLTEGKNKASILADTMEALIGATYLSNDLETARQLVMRLIGPLLQDAAALGAGTDWKTSIQELAASRQLGTINYAVEGSGPDHARSFEAVLRIGGTDYGTGSGNSKKEAEQEAAADAWRRLSAPAPARTPDATVADAAEAPQLKSQTGS from the coding sequence ATGTCTTCAACTGAAGAGCTTCTGAAGCGTCTCGGTGTCTCTATTGACGCCGGGACGCTTCGTCTTGCTCTGACACACCGTTCCTACGCCTATGAAAACGGCGGCATCCCCACCAACGAACGGCTCGAGTTCCTGGGCGACTCCATCCTGGGCTTCTCCGTGACCGACGCGCTGTACCGGGACAACCCGGACCTGCCCGAAGGGGACCTGGCCAAGCGCCGCTCCGCCGTCGTCAGCACCCGGGCGTTGGCCGGCATCGGCCGCAGCATCGGGCTGGGGGAGTACATCTACCTCGGCCAGGGCGAGAAGCTCACCGAGGGCAAGAATAAGGCCTCCATCCTGGCGGACACCATGGAGGCGCTCATCGGCGCCACCTACCTGTCCAATGACCTGGAAACCGCCCGCCAGCTCGTGATGCGCTTGATCGGCCCGCTGCTCCAGGACGCCGCAGCGCTGGGCGCCGGCACCGACTGGAAGACCAGCATCCAGGAACTCGCGGCCAGCCGCCAGCTCGGCACGATCAACTATGCCGTGGAGGGCTCAGGCCCGGATCACGCGCGTTCGTTCGAGGCCGTGCTGCGGATCGGCGGGACCGACTACGGCACCGGTTCGGGAAATTCCAAGAAGGAAGCCGAACAGGAAGCAGCCGCGGACGCCTGGCGCCGCCTCTCCGCACCGGCCCCGGCCCGTACCCCGGACGCTACGGTGGCCGACGCCGCGGAAGCCCCGCAGCTCAAGTCCCAGACCGGCAGCTAG
- the ftsY gene encoding signal recognition particle-docking protein FtsY, whose amino-acid sequence MNDILPIALPILVALVVLGALIPVLMKTRKNITNYPSQRDANDPVQGPGGGTLLEDRPAPPRGAAPSDAVDVEALETVEVPDNVAGLETVPVETPLPVAGRLTRLRERLVKSNNIFGKGLLSLLSADKIDENVWDEVEETLLLADLGTEPTMQLVDALRERVKVLGTRSPEQVKALLREELLKLVDPGMDRSLNVERHADKPAVMMVVGVNGVGKTTTVGKLARVLVAEDKDVLLGAADTFRAAAAEQLATWGQRVGVPTVKSDIDGADPASVAYEAVKAGIDQEVDVVMIDTAGRLQNKVGLMDELGKVKRVIEKLAEVDEVLLVLDATTGQNGLNQARVFAEVVNITGIVLTKLDGTAKGGIVVAIQKSLGVPVKLVGLGEGADDLAPFDPESFVDALLN is encoded by the coding sequence GTGAACGACATCCTCCCTATTGCCCTGCCCATCCTCGTTGCCCTGGTGGTCCTCGGTGCGCTGATTCCGGTGCTGATGAAGACCCGGAAGAACATCACCAACTACCCCTCGCAGCGCGACGCGAATGACCCCGTCCAGGGTCCCGGCGGGGGCACGCTGCTGGAGGACCGCCCGGCGCCGCCCCGCGGTGCGGCGCCGTCGGACGCCGTCGACGTCGAGGCCCTGGAGACCGTCGAGGTGCCGGACAACGTCGCAGGACTTGAGACCGTTCCGGTCGAGACCCCGCTGCCGGTCGCGGGACGCCTGACCCGGCTGCGCGAACGCCTGGTCAAGTCCAACAACATCTTCGGCAAGGGACTGCTCTCCCTGCTGTCCGCGGACAAGATCGACGAGAACGTCTGGGACGAAGTCGAGGAGACGCTGCTGCTGGCCGACCTCGGCACCGAGCCGACGATGCAGCTGGTGGATGCCCTCCGCGAGCGGGTCAAGGTGCTGGGCACGCGCTCGCCCGAACAGGTCAAGGCGCTGCTGCGCGAGGAACTGCTCAAGCTCGTGGACCCCGGAATGGACCGCAGCCTCAACGTCGAGCGGCACGCGGATAAGCCCGCGGTGATGATGGTGGTGGGCGTCAACGGCGTCGGCAAGACCACCACGGTGGGCAAGCTCGCCCGTGTGCTCGTCGCGGAGGACAAGGACGTGCTGCTGGGCGCCGCGGACACCTTCCGCGCGGCCGCGGCCGAACAGCTCGCCACCTGGGGCCAGCGCGTCGGTGTGCCCACGGTCAAGTCCGACATCGACGGGGCCGACCCGGCGTCGGTCGCGTACGAGGCGGTCAAGGCCGGCATCGACCAGGAAGTCGACGTGGTCATGATCGACACCGCCGGCCGGCTGCAAAACAAGGTCGGTCTGATGGACGAGCTCGGCAAGGTCAAGCGCGTCATCGAAAAGCTCGCCGAGGTGGACGAGGTGCTCCTGGTCCTCGACGCGACCACCGGCCAGAACGGCCTGAACCAGGCCCGGGTCTTCGCCGAAGTCGTCAACATCACCGGCATCGTGCTGACCAAGCTGGACGGGACCGCCAAGGGCGGCATCGTCGTCGCGATCCAGAAGTCCCTCGGTGTCCCGGTCAAGCTGGTGGGACTCGGCGAAGGCGCAGACGACCTGGCGCCCTTCGACCCCGAGAGCTTTGTGGACGCGCTGCTGAACTAG
- the rpmF gene encoding 50S ribosomal protein L32 — MAVPKRKMSRSNTRARRSQWKATAPHLVKTVENGQVVYSLPHQAKVVTDSAGTALFLEYKGRKVADV, encoded by the coding sequence GTGGCTGTTCCCAAGCGGAAAATGTCTCGCTCGAATACCCGCGCCCGCCGCTCCCAGTGGAAGGCAACTGCCCCCCACCTGGTGAAGACCGTGGAAAACGGACAGGTTGTTTACAGCCTGCCGCACCAGGCAAAGGTCGTTACCGACTCGGCTGGCACCGCGCTGTTCCTTGAGTACAAGGGCCGCAAGGTCGCAGACGTCTAA
- a CDS encoding DUF177 domain-containing protein translates to MAFDVKDLGRSPGSMRTLTEHVPAPSDLGVALIGVQEGSDVELDLRLEAVHEGILVSGTANVEVTGECGRCLDPLAYDLEVNVQELFFYGDAEFPDEEDEQEQRRVEHDLIDLEPVLRDAVVTMLPFQPVCREDCQGLCSECGVRLEDEPGHHHEVVDPRWAALADLAKPDRQN, encoded by the coding sequence CTGGCGTTCGACGTCAAGGACCTCGGACGCAGTCCGGGAAGCATGCGGACACTGACGGAACATGTACCCGCGCCAAGTGATCTTGGTGTGGCGCTCATTGGTGTGCAGGAAGGCTCAGATGTCGAGCTGGATCTGCGCCTGGAGGCCGTACACGAAGGAATTCTGGTATCGGGCACCGCAAACGTCGAAGTAACCGGCGAATGCGGTCGATGCCTGGATCCCCTTGCGTATGACCTTGAGGTCAATGTGCAAGAACTTTTCTTCTACGGGGATGCTGAATTCCCGGATGAAGAAGACGAACAAGAGCAACGTCGAGTCGAGCACGATCTGATCGATCTTGAGCCGGTGTTGCGGGACGCAGTTGTCACCATGCTGCCGTTCCAGCCGGTGTGCCGGGAAGACTGCCAGGGCCTTTGCTCCGAATGCGGAGTACGCCTGGAAGACGAGCCGGGGCACCACCACGAGGTCGTAGATCCTCGCTGGGCTGCCCTAGCTGATCTGGCTAAGCCTGACCGGCAAAACTGA
- the smc gene encoding chromosome segregation protein SMC: MHLKSLTVRGFKSFASATTFEFEPGVTAVVGPNGSGKSNVVDALSWVMGEQGAKTLRGGKMEDVIFAGTSGRPPLGRAHVSLTIDNSDGALPIDYSEVTISRTLFRTGGSEYAINGAACRLLDIQELLSDSGLGREMHVIVGQGQLDKVLHATPEDRRGFIEEAAGILKHRRRKEKTVRKLEAMQANLARLSDLTGEIRRQLTPLGKQAEVARRAQMVQFEVRDARSRLLADDLVQLQSVLEQDVADETALKARRGVVERELESGRQRQAGLEQLAAEATPKLNAARDNWYQLSSGRERLRSLGSLAEERRRLLGAADAAPDAGRDPEQLEKQAARVRADQAGLEAGIIEGRAALDAATAVKQEAESAAAAEDRRLATLLRAAADRREGLARLAGQVGAARSRVESAQAELGRLRESQKAGEERRRHAQSEFTALESQVAGVEDGEETLDAEYEAATEALDAVAAEIDALKAAERDGERERDALVARRDALQLGLNRKDGSEHVLAAELPGVLGPLAGMLTVEAGYQAAIAAALGSSSDAVVVRDAATAATAVQLLKDDDAGRASLLLAGASGPAGHAPDPDLPDGARWAAALVAPVGDKASGVPLARLLAGAAVVEDLDAAAQLIAARPELTAVTRAGDVFTAFTVSGGSASAPSLLEVQAAIDDAAARLAAVGAELERNRFALSAAESRRAAAQDRADAALEKLHDSDARLAAVAERLGHLNSVLRSAVGESERLAASLARAEANIQGEQDALEAVAARLAAAQEAPAEEEPSPEHRDALALAASAARAAEMEARLSLRSAEEQLTAIRNRAASLERAAATERRAREEAAERARRRRLQAGRAAAVSAAVEQVIGFIDVSVELARRERDTAEERREQMERELTAVRTGNDTLARELAELTDSVHRDELARAQQRLRIEALELRSVEELGLTADQLVADFGPDRPVPVPAAESGDKWAALRAPVDEDGQEIVAGKPFVREEQEKRLRKAERDLAALGRVNPLALEEFAALEERHQFLSTQLEDLKASRKDLLDIIKEVDERVQKVFAEAFEDTAAQFVRVFARLFPGGEGRLVLTDPSDMLTTGIEVEARPAGKKIKRLSLLSGGERSLTAVALLVAIFKARPSPFYVMDEVEAALDDTNLGRLITIFEELRESSQLIVITHQKRTMEVADALYGVTMRGDGVSTVISQRLGAEV; the protein is encoded by the coding sequence TTGCACCTCAAAAGTCTGACCGTCAGAGGGTTCAAGTCGTTCGCTTCCGCGACGACTTTCGAATTCGAACCCGGCGTCACCGCCGTGGTGGGCCCCAACGGCTCGGGCAAGTCCAACGTGGTGGACGCGCTGTCCTGGGTGATGGGCGAACAGGGCGCCAAGACCCTGCGCGGCGGCAAGATGGAAGACGTCATCTTCGCCGGCACGTCCGGTCGCCCGCCGTTGGGCCGGGCACACGTCTCGCTGACCATCGACAACAGCGACGGCGCCCTCCCCATCGACTACAGCGAAGTCACCATTTCCCGCACCCTGTTCCGCACCGGCGGTTCCGAGTACGCCATCAACGGCGCGGCCTGCCGGCTGCTGGACATCCAGGAGCTGCTCTCCGACTCCGGCCTGGGCCGGGAAATGCACGTAATCGTCGGGCAGGGACAGCTGGACAAGGTGCTGCACGCCACGCCCGAGGACCGGCGCGGCTTCATCGAGGAGGCCGCGGGCATCCTCAAGCACCGCCGCCGCAAGGAAAAGACGGTCCGAAAACTCGAGGCCATGCAGGCCAACCTGGCCCGGCTCAGTGACCTCACCGGAGAAATCCGGCGCCAGCTCACCCCGCTGGGCAAGCAGGCCGAGGTGGCGCGCCGTGCCCAGATGGTGCAGTTCGAGGTCCGCGACGCCCGCTCACGGCTGCTGGCCGACGACCTGGTCCAGCTTCAATCCGTGCTGGAGCAGGACGTCGCGGACGAGACCGCACTCAAGGCCCGCCGCGGCGTCGTCGAACGCGAGCTCGAAAGCGGCCGCCAGCGCCAGGCCGGGCTGGAACAGCTCGCCGCGGAGGCCACCCCGAAGCTCAACGCCGCGCGGGACAACTGGTACCAGCTCTCCTCAGGACGGGAACGGCTGCGCTCCCTCGGCTCGCTCGCCGAGGAACGCCGACGCCTGCTCGGTGCGGCCGACGCGGCCCCCGACGCCGGCCGGGACCCCGAGCAGCTGGAGAAGCAGGCGGCCCGGGTCCGGGCCGACCAGGCCGGGCTGGAAGCGGGCATTATCGAGGGGCGCGCCGCGCTGGACGCGGCCACCGCCGTCAAGCAGGAGGCCGAAAGCGCGGCCGCCGCCGAAGACAGGCGCCTCGCCACCTTGCTGCGGGCCGCCGCGGACCGCCGGGAGGGCCTTGCCCGGCTCGCGGGCCAGGTGGGCGCCGCGAGGTCCCGGGTCGAATCCGCCCAGGCCGAGCTTGGCCGGCTGAGGGAGTCGCAAAAGGCCGGCGAGGAACGGCGCCGCCACGCCCAAAGCGAGTTCACCGCGCTCGAGTCCCAGGTTGCGGGCGTCGAGGACGGCGAGGAAACCCTCGACGCCGAATACGAGGCGGCCACCGAGGCACTGGACGCCGTCGCGGCGGAAATCGACGCCCTCAAGGCGGCCGAACGGGACGGTGAGCGGGAACGCGACGCCCTCGTGGCCCGCCGCGACGCCCTGCAGCTTGGCCTCAACCGCAAGGACGGCTCGGAGCATGTACTGGCCGCGGAGCTGCCCGGCGTGCTCGGGCCGCTGGCGGGCATGCTGACCGTGGAGGCCGGCTACCAGGCCGCCATCGCCGCCGCGCTGGGCAGCAGCTCGGACGCCGTCGTGGTCCGCGACGCCGCCACCGCCGCCACCGCGGTGCAGCTCCTCAAGGACGACGACGCCGGCCGGGCCTCCCTGCTGCTCGCCGGGGCATCCGGACCGGCCGGGCACGCCCCGGACCCAGACCTTCCCGACGGCGCCCGCTGGGCCGCCGCGCTGGTCGCCCCCGTCGGAGACAAGGCCAGCGGCGTGCCGCTGGCCCGGCTGCTGGCGGGCGCCGCCGTCGTCGAGGACCTCGACGCCGCCGCGCAGCTGATCGCCGCCCGGCCGGAACTGACCGCCGTGACACGGGCCGGCGACGTGTTCACCGCATTCACTGTCAGCGGCGGCTCCGCCTCGGCGCCGTCGCTGTTGGAGGTCCAGGCCGCCATCGACGACGCCGCCGCCCGGCTCGCCGCCGTCGGCGCAGAGCTGGAGCGCAACCGCTTCGCCTTGTCCGCCGCGGAGTCCCGCCGTGCCGCCGCCCAGGACCGCGCGGACGCCGCCCTGGAAAAACTGCACGACTCCGACGCCCGGCTCGCCGCCGTGGCCGAACGGCTGGGCCACCTGAACTCGGTGCTGCGCAGCGCCGTCGGGGAAAGTGAACGGCTCGCCGCGTCCCTGGCCCGCGCGGAAGCGAACATCCAGGGGGAACAGGACGCCCTGGAGGCTGTCGCTGCCAGGCTCGCTGCCGCCCAGGAGGCCCCCGCCGAGGAAGAACCCTCGCCCGAGCACCGCGACGCCCTCGCCCTGGCGGCGTCTGCCGCGCGGGCGGCCGAGATGGAGGCCCGCCTTTCGCTGCGCAGCGCGGAGGAACAGCTCACCGCCATCCGCAACCGCGCCGCCTCGCTGGAGCGGGCCGCCGCCACCGAACGCCGCGCCCGCGAGGAGGCGGCTGAACGCGCCCGCCGCCGCCGGCTCCAGGCCGGCCGCGCCGCCGCCGTCTCCGCGGCCGTGGAACAGGTCATTGGATTCATCGATGTCTCGGTCGAGCTGGCCCGCCGCGAACGCGACACGGCGGAGGAACGCCGCGAACAGATGGAGCGCGAACTGACCGCGGTGCGCACCGGCAACGACACCCTCGCCCGTGAACTGGCCGAGCTGACCGACTCCGTACACCGGGACGAACTGGCCCGCGCGCAGCAGCGGCTCAGGATCGAGGCCCTCGAACTGCGCAGCGTCGAGGAACTCGGACTGACCGCGGATCAGCTGGTCGCCGACTTCGGCCCCGACCGGCCCGTGCCGGTGCCGGCCGCCGAATCGGGGGACAAGTGGGCCGCGCTCCGCGCCCCCGTGGACGAGGACGGACAGGAAATTGTCGCCGGCAAACCCTTCGTCCGCGAGGAACAGGAAAAGCGGCTCCGCAAGGCCGAACGCGACCTCGCAGCCCTGGGCCGGGTCAACCCGCTGGCGCTGGAGGAGTTCGCGGCCCTCGAGGAACGCCACCAGTTCCTGAGCACACAGCTGGAGGACCTCAAAGCCAGCCGCAAGGACCTGCTGGACATCATCAAGGAAGTCGACGAGCGGGTGCAGAAGGTCTTCGCCGAGGCCTTCGAGGACACCGCAGCCCAGTTCGTCCGGGTCTTCGCGCGGCTGTTCCCCGGCGGCGAGGGCCGGCTGGTCCTCACCGACCCCTCGGACATGCTCACCACCGGGATCGAGGTGGAGGCGCGCCCCGCCGGCAAGAAGATCAAGCGGCTCTCGCTGCTCTCCGGCGGTGAACGGTCACTGACCGCGGTGGCCCTGCTGGTGGCCATCTTCAAGGCGCGGCCCTCGCCGTTCTACGTGATGGACGAGGTGGAGGCCGCCCTGGACGACACCAACCTGGGCCGGCTCATCACCATCTTCGAGGAGCTCCGCGAGTCCAGCCAGCTGATCGTCATCACGCACCAGAAACGCACCATGGAAGTCGCCGACGCGCTCTACGGCGTCACGATGCGCGGCGACGGCGTCTCCACCGTGATCAGCCAGCGGCTGGGGGCCGAGGTCTGA
- the mutM gene encoding bifunctional DNA-formamidopyrimidine glycosylase/DNA-(apurinic or apyrimidinic site) lyase: protein MPELPEVEVVRRGLVNWVRGRTITSVEVLDPRSIRRHALGAEDFAGNLEGARVLDVVRRGKFLWLPLADTAGIDAGDAGTGAGAAPPAAALMAHLGMSGQLLMQDAAVADEKHLKIRLRLSPAAGMPEQLRFVDQRIFGGLFLTSLIPTADGGPGGLAETPLPLIAEEASHIARDPLDPRFSFEEFYRRLRARKTGLKRALLDQGLVSGIGNIYADEALWLAKLHYARPTDTLRRSEALRVLDAAREVMTDALAAGGTSFDSLYVNVNGASGYFERSLNAYGREGQECRRCAGAGIVSLMKREQFMNRSSYTCPVCQPRPRNGRW from the coding sequence TTGCCTGAACTGCCCGAGGTCGAGGTCGTCCGGCGCGGCCTGGTGAACTGGGTGCGGGGCCGGACCATCACCTCGGTGGAGGTGCTGGACCCGCGCTCCATCCGCCGCCACGCGCTCGGCGCCGAGGACTTCGCCGGGAACCTCGAAGGCGCCCGCGTCCTGGACGTGGTGCGCCGCGGAAAATTCCTCTGGCTCCCGCTCGCGGACACCGCAGGCATAGACGCAGGAGACGCCGGCACCGGCGCCGGTGCCGCGCCGCCGGCGGCGGCGCTGATGGCCCACCTGGGCATGTCCGGCCAGCTGCTGATGCAGGACGCCGCCGTCGCCGACGAAAAGCACCTGAAAATCCGGCTGCGGCTCAGCCCGGCGGCGGGGATGCCCGAACAGCTGCGCTTCGTGGACCAGCGCATCTTCGGCGGACTCTTCCTCACCTCGCTGATCCCAACAGCCGACGGCGGTCCCGGCGGCCTCGCGGAAACGCCGCTGCCGCTGATCGCGGAGGAAGCCTCGCACATCGCCCGGGACCCGCTGGATCCGCGGTTCTCCTTCGAGGAGTTCTACCGGCGGCTGCGGGCGCGGAAAACCGGTCTCAAGCGGGCGCTCCTGGACCAGGGGCTGGTCTCGGGGATCGGCAACATCTACGCGGACGAGGCCCTCTGGCTCGCCAAACTCCACTACGCCCGGCCCACGGACACGCTCCGCCGCTCGGAGGCGCTGCGGGTGCTCGACGCCGCCCGTGAGGTGATGACGGACGCCCTCGCTGCCGGGGGCACCAGCTTCGATTCCCTGTACGTCAACGTCAACGGCGCCTCGGGTTACTTCGAACGGTCCCTGAACGCCTACGGCCGGGAGGGCCAGGAATGCCGCCGCTGCGCCGGGGCCGGAATCGTGAGCCTGATGAAACGCGAGCAGTTCATGAACCGCTCCTCGTACACCTGCCCCGTCTGCCAGCCACGGCCGCGGAACGGGCGCTGGTGA